Proteins encoded by one window of Gordonia jinghuaiqii:
- a CDS encoding class I SAM-dependent methyltransferase, with the protein MTTTHEATEAAAIDPDRLMQFVFRAVDEVGATLNAALVVLGDKLGYYRDLAAHGATTPAALAERTGTAEPYAREWLNAQAAGGFVTYDPGNGTYTLPPEHAVALTDENSPAFLPGFFQIALGTVHDTAHVIEAARSGAGYGWHEHDSDVHIGCERFFRPSYHAHLISEWLPALDGVVDRLTEGTTVADVGCGHGASTILMAQSFPASTFVGSDYHPESVAIARERAAAAGVADRVSFEVAPADGFSGTGHGLVTMFDCLHDMGDPVGAAEHVRRALDPDGTWMVVEPIAGDHVEDNLHAVGRAYYGFSTLLCTPASLSQDVGLALGTQAGPSKIRAVTTSAGFTRFDRVAQTPFHQVFEVRS; encoded by the coding sequence ATGACCACCACGCACGAGGCGACAGAGGCGGCCGCCATCGATCCGGACAGACTGATGCAGTTCGTGTTCCGGGCGGTGGACGAGGTGGGCGCCACCCTGAACGCGGCACTGGTGGTGCTGGGCGACAAGCTCGGCTACTACCGCGATCTGGCGGCGCACGGCGCCACCACACCGGCCGCCCTCGCCGAACGCACCGGCACCGCCGAGCCCTACGCCCGCGAATGGCTCAACGCCCAGGCGGCCGGCGGCTTCGTGACCTACGACCCCGGGAACGGTACGTACACGCTGCCGCCCGAGCACGCCGTCGCGCTCACCGACGAGAACAGCCCGGCGTTCCTGCCCGGCTTCTTCCAGATCGCGCTGGGCACCGTCCATGACACCGCGCATGTGATCGAGGCGGCCCGCAGCGGAGCCGGCTACGGCTGGCACGAGCACGACTCCGATGTCCACATCGGGTGCGAGCGGTTCTTCCGTCCGAGCTATCACGCTCACCTGATCTCCGAGTGGCTGCCGGCGCTCGACGGCGTGGTCGACCGGCTCACCGAGGGCACCACCGTCGCCGATGTCGGATGCGGCCACGGCGCGTCGACAATCCTGATGGCACAGTCGTTTCCGGCGTCGACCTTCGTCGGCTCGGATTATCATCCGGAGTCGGTGGCCATCGCCCGGGAGCGTGCCGCGGCGGCCGGGGTCGCCGACCGGGTCAGCTTCGAGGTGGCCCCGGCGGACGGCTTCTCCGGCACCGGTCACGGCCTGGTGACGATGTTCGACTGCCTGCACGACATGGGCGATCCGGTCGGCGCGGCCGAACACGTACGCCGCGCGCTGGATCCCGACGGAACCTGGATGGTCGTCGAACCGATCGCCGGTGACCACGTGGAGGACAACCTGCACGCCGTCGGCCGCGCCTACTACGGATTCTCGACGCTGCTGTGCACACCCGCGTCGCTGTCCCAGGATGTAGGGCTCGCGCTCGGTACGCAGGCCGGACCGTCGAAGATCCGGGCGGTGACCACCTCCGCGGGGTTCACGCGCTTCGACCGGGTGGCGCAGACACCCTTCCACCAGGTCTTCGAGGTCAGATCCTGA
- a CDS encoding alpha/beta hydrolase, with amino-acid sequence MSAQTIHPIRAQAQPSGVARHRPRPPDRSGSVLREGVSLAFDVYEAVCEAGVHEAGAPTIVLLPTWSIVDSRIWKLQVPYLARHHRVVTFDGRGSGRSGRPVGAAAYTDENYAADAVAVLDATGTDEAVLVGFSCGVAWSVHVAAGHPDRVTGLVAIAPSCGLSVPSPERDAFAFDKRLDSARGWAKYNEHHWRSAGGYEDFVEFFAERMYHEPHSTKQKEDFIGWAGDIAAGTLADATAGRLGLHGAVATPLEPLCERLRCPVLVIHGSEDRVRPVGIAGRLAELTGGALTVLDGVGHGVPGREPVRVNHLIHEFAERVAPQSPSPGTSSWTRSRSRRRRALYLSSPIGLGHARRDLAVAAELRERHPDLQVDWLAQDPVTRMLADAGETVHPASRYLASESRHVEDECADHDLNAFAAIRRMDETLVANFMIFDEVTGRTPYDLVVADEAWDVDHLLHENPELKRFALAWLTDFVGWLPMPDGGDAEAALTADHNAEMIEQRARYRRVRDRSVFVGNPDDVVDESFGDGLPRIRDWTAQNFDFAGYVSGFTRPDEEDSARLRAGLGLRAEEKLCLVTVGGSGVGTALLCRVLDAVPRARRLVGDLHFLVVCGPRIDPAALARHPGVEAGGVTVRGFLPDLYRHLAACDLAVVQGGLTTCMELTVNRRPFIYVPLRNHFEQNIHVRHRLERYGAGHCMSYEDACDPDLLAGAIAATLRDEVHYRPVETDGAARAADLIAGLL; translated from the coding sequence ATGTCAGCTCAGACCATCCACCCGATCCGTGCGCAGGCGCAGCCGTCCGGGGTGGCGCGGCACCGCCCGCGTCCTCCGGATCGGTCGGGTTCGGTGCTGCGCGAAGGGGTTTCGCTGGCCTTCGATGTCTACGAGGCCGTCTGTGAGGCGGGCGTTCACGAGGCGGGCGCGCCGACGATCGTGCTGCTGCCGACGTGGTCGATCGTCGACTCCCGGATCTGGAAGCTGCAGGTGCCCTACCTCGCCCGCCACCACCGGGTGGTGACCTTCGACGGCCGCGGCAGCGGCCGGTCCGGTCGGCCGGTCGGGGCGGCGGCGTACACCGACGAAAACTACGCGGCCGACGCGGTCGCGGTGCTGGACGCCACCGGCACCGACGAGGCTGTGCTGGTGGGCTTTTCGTGCGGGGTGGCCTGGTCGGTACACGTGGCGGCCGGCCACCCCGATCGGGTCACCGGACTGGTCGCGATCGCACCGTCGTGCGGACTGTCGGTACCCAGCCCCGAGCGGGACGCGTTCGCCTTCGACAAGCGTCTGGACTCGGCGCGCGGGTGGGCGAAATACAACGAGCACCACTGGCGCAGCGCCGGCGGATACGAGGACTTCGTCGAGTTCTTCGCCGAGCGGATGTATCACGAACCGCACTCCACCAAGCAGAAGGAGGACTTCATCGGCTGGGCGGGCGACATCGCCGCCGGCACCCTCGCCGACGCCACCGCCGGACGCCTCGGGCTGCACGGTGCCGTGGCGACCCCACTCGAACCGCTCTGTGAACGCCTACGGTGCCCGGTCCTGGTGATCCACGGGAGCGAGGATCGTGTGCGCCCGGTCGGGATTGCAGGCCGGCTGGCCGAACTGACCGGTGGTGCGCTGACGGTGCTCGACGGTGTCGGTCACGGTGTGCCGGGCCGTGAGCCGGTACGGGTCAACCATCTGATCCACGAGTTCGCCGAACGGGTTGCGCCGCAGTCACCTTCGCCGGGCACCAGCAGCTGGACGCGATCGCGCAGCCGGCGGCGCCGCGCCCTGTACCTGTCGTCTCCGATCGGGCTCGGTCACGCCCGCCGGGACCTGGCGGTCGCCGCCGAACTGCGCGAGCGTCACCCCGATCTGCAGGTCGACTGGCTGGCCCAGGACCCGGTGACCCGGATGCTCGCCGACGCCGGCGAAACGGTGCACCCGGCCTCGCGGTATCTGGCCAGCGAGTCACGCCACGTCGAGGACGAATGCGCCGACCACGACCTCAACGCGTTCGCCGCGATCCGGCGGATGGACGAGACACTGGTTGCCAACTTCATGATCTTCGACGAGGTCACCGGCCGCACACCGTACGACCTGGTCGTCGCGGACGAGGCGTGGGACGTCGACCACCTGCTGCACGAGAATCCCGAACTCAAACGCTTCGCACTGGCCTGGTTGACCGACTTCGTCGGCTGGTTGCCGATGCCGGACGGCGGGGACGCGGAGGCGGCGCTCACCGCCGACCACAACGCCGAGATGATCGAGCAACGAGCCCGGTACCGGCGGGTGCGCGACCGTTCGGTATTCGTGGGCAACCCCGACGACGTCGTCGACGAGAGCTTCGGCGACGGGCTGCCCCGTATCCGCGACTGGACCGCGCAGAACTTCGACTTCGCCGGTTACGTCTCGGGATTCACCCGGCCCGACGAGGAGGACTCGGCACGGCTGCGCGCCGGTTTGGGTCTGCGCGCCGAGGAGAAGCTGTGCCTGGTCACCGTCGGCGGCTCCGGCGTGGGGACGGCGCTGCTGTGTCGCGTGCTCGACGCCGTGCCCCGTGCCCGGCGACTCGTCGGCGACCTGCACTTCCTCGTCGTGTGTGGCCCCCGGATCGATCCGGCCGCGCTCGCCCGGCATCCCGGTGTCGAGGCGGGCGGGGTGACGGTGCGCGGGTTCCTGCCCGACCTGTACCGCCACCTCGCCGCCTGCGACCTCGCCGTCGTGCAGGGCGGGCTCACCACCTGCATGGAGCTCACGGTGAACCGGCGGCCGTTCATCTATGTGCCGCTGCGCAACCATTTCGAGCAGAACATCCACGTCCGGCACCGGCTGGAGCGTTACGGCGCCGGGCACTGCATGTCCTACGAAGACGCCTGCGACCCCGACCTGCTGGCCGGGGCGATCGCCGCGACCTTGCGAGACGAGGTGCACTACCGCCCGGTGGAGACCGACGGCGCGGCCCGGGCCGCCGACCTGATCGCCGGACTGCTCTGA
- the yaaA gene encoding peroxide stress protein YaaA, giving the protein MRVITTNQLSYGVAVLVILPPSETKSDGGRGAPLDLDTLSFPELNPVRKRLGEALVALAADLDASRTALGLGATQLAEVDRNADLWLSPTRPAIERYTGVLYDALDHASLTRAGKTKAAERLAIGSALFGVVRAADPIPAYRLSGGSKLPGMPTLASIWKPELSPALDAVDDFVVDLRSGVYHQLGPVRGAVTATVMTSQPDGSRKVVSHFNKHYKGLVARELVRTRRNVRDVEGLAAVLSDAGQRVEISSPDQIVVLTD; this is encoded by the coding sequence ATGCGTGTGATCACGACAAACCAGCTTAGTTATGGTGTTGCGGTGCTCGTCATCCTGCCTCCCTCCGAGACCAAATCCGACGGTGGGCGCGGGGCGCCTCTCGATCTCGACACCCTGTCCTTCCCGGAGCTGAACCCGGTGCGCAAGCGTCTCGGCGAGGCGCTCGTCGCCCTGGCCGCCGACCTCGACGCGAGCCGCACCGCGCTCGGCCTGGGCGCCACGCAGCTCGCCGAGGTCGACCGCAACGCCGACCTGTGGCTCTCGCCCACCCGGCCGGCGATCGAGCGCTACACCGGCGTCCTCTACGACGCCCTCGACCATGCCTCGCTGACCAGGGCGGGCAAGACCAAGGCCGCCGAGCGACTCGCGATCGGCTCCGCCCTCTTCGGCGTCGTCCGTGCCGCCGATCCCATTCCCGCATACCGCCTTTCGGGCGGTTCGAAGCTTCCCGGCATGCCGACCCTGGCGTCGATCTGGAAGCCCGAGCTGTCCCCGGCGCTCGACGCGGTGGACGACTTCGTCGTGGATCTGCGGTCGGGTGTCTACCACCAGCTCGGTCCGGTGCGCGGCGCGGTCACCGCCACGGTCATGACCTCCCAACCCGACGGGTCGCGCAAGGTCGTGAGCCATTTCAACAAGCACTACAAGGGTCTGGTGGCGCGCGAACTGGTCCGCACCCGGCGCAACGTGCGCGATGTCGAGGGACTCGCCGCGGTGCTGTCCGACGCCGGTCAGCGGGTCGAGATCTCCTCCCCCGATCAGATCGTCGTGCTCACCGACTAG
- a CDS encoding proline--tRNA ligase — translation MSTLFLRTLRDDPADAEVPSHKLLVRAGYVRRVAPGVYTWLPLGLRVLKAIENVVREEMNAIGGQEILLPALLPREPYDTTNRWTEYGDALFRLKDRKGADMLLGPTHEELFATLVKSEYSSYKDMPVILYQIQTKYRDEERPRAGILRGREFVMKDAYSFDLDDDGLKRAYDAHREAYQKIFERLQIRYVIVAATSGAMGGSASEEFLAESEVGEDTFVRCVESGYAANVEAVVTRAPEPKPYDDLPAAQVHDTPDTPTIDTLVDWANATLDQQYTGADTLKNVMVKLRAPGGDWEITGVGVPGDREVDLKRLEASVEPAEVELLTDADFAANPFLVKGYIGPKGLAANGIRYLVDPRVVDGTSWITGADAPGRHYVGLVAGRDFTPDGTVEAAEVRDGDPSPDGAGVLVSAKGIEIGHIFQLGQKYTDAFEVDVLGENGKPVRLTQGSYGVGVSRLVAVIAEQFHDDKGLRWPKSVAPFAVHVVIANKDTAAVAGAEKLAAELDAAGLEVLLDDRKASPGVKFKDAELLGMPTVVVVGRGYANGTIEIRDRFTGEAAEVAVDGAVDAVIAAARA, via the coding sequence ATGTCGACCCTGTTCCTGCGGACCCTGCGCGACGACCCCGCCGACGCCGAGGTGCCGAGCCACAAGTTGCTGGTGAGAGCGGGCTACGTCCGCCGCGTCGCGCCCGGCGTGTACACGTGGCTCCCGCTGGGTCTGCGCGTACTCAAGGCGATCGAGAACGTGGTCCGCGAGGAGATGAACGCCATCGGCGGTCAGGAGATCCTGCTGCCCGCGTTGCTGCCGCGTGAGCCGTACGACACCACCAACCGCTGGACCGAGTACGGCGATGCACTGTTCCGACTCAAGGACCGCAAGGGCGCCGACATGCTCCTCGGGCCCACGCACGAGGAGCTGTTCGCCACCCTCGTCAAGAGCGAGTACTCGTCCTACAAGGACATGCCGGTCATCCTGTACCAGATCCAGACCAAGTACCGCGACGAGGAACGGCCCCGTGCCGGCATCCTGCGCGGCCGCGAGTTCGTGATGAAGGACGCCTACTCCTTCGACCTCGACGACGACGGACTGAAGAGGGCCTATGACGCCCATCGCGAGGCCTACCAGAAGATCTTCGAGCGCCTGCAGATCAGATACGTCATCGTGGCCGCCACGTCCGGCGCGATGGGCGGGAGCGCCTCCGAGGAGTTCCTGGCCGAATCCGAGGTCGGTGAGGACACCTTCGTGCGGTGCGTCGAGTCCGGCTACGCCGCCAATGTTGAGGCGGTCGTCACGAGGGCCCCGGAACCGAAGCCCTACGACGACCTGCCCGCCGCGCAGGTCCACGACACCCCGGACACGCCCACCATCGACACCCTGGTGGACTGGGCGAACGCGACCCTCGACCAGCAGTACACCGGCGCCGACACGCTCAAGAACGTGATGGTGAAACTCCGTGCGCCAGGAGGCGACTGGGAGATCACCGGTGTCGGCGTGCCCGGCGACCGCGAGGTGGACCTCAAGCGCCTCGAGGCCTCCGTGGAACCCGCCGAGGTCGAGTTGCTCACCGACGCCGACTTCGCCGCCAACCCGTTCCTGGTCAAGGGTTACATCGGGCCGAAGGGTCTGGCCGCCAACGGAATCCGTTACCTCGTCGATCCGCGGGTGGTCGACGGGACGTCGTGGATCACCGGTGCCGATGCACCCGGGCGTCACTACGTCGGTCTCGTGGCCGGCCGGGACTTCACCCCCGACGGCACCGTCGAGGCCGCCGAGGTGCGTGACGGCGACCCGTCTCCCGACGGCGCCGGAGTGCTGGTCAGCGCCAAGGGAATCGAGATCGGGCACATCTTCCAGCTCGGCCAGAAGTACACCGACGCCTTCGAGGTCGACGTCCTCGGCGAGAACGGCAAGCCGGTACGCCTCACCCAGGGTTCGTACGGCGTCGGCGTGTCGCGCCTGGTGGCCGTGATCGCCGAGCAGTTCCACGACGACAAGGGCCTGCGCTGGCCGAAGTCGGTGGCGCCGTTCGCCGTTCACGTCGTCATCGCGAACAAGGACACCGCGGCGGTGGCCGGTGCGGAGAAGCTCGCCGCCGAGCTCGACGCGGCCGGACTCGAGGTACTGCTCGACGACCGGAAGGCCTCGCCCGGGGTGAAGTTCAAGGATGCCGAGCTGCTCGGGATGCCGACCGTCGTCGTGGTGGGCCGCGGCTACGCCAACGGCACCATCGAGATCCGGGACCGGTTCACCGGCGAGGCCGCCGAGGTGGCCGTCGACGGTGCCGTCGATGCCGTGATCGCGGCCGCACGCGCCTGA
- a CDS encoding ferritin-like domain-containing protein translates to MTTPMSTRAPAGGVSDDPLAVAADAENAAIFTYGVITAFVAAARRRTVAENAAEHRARRDEIDRAIVAAGDTPPLPAAGYTLPVEVTGPESAARAALAAEEDCARAYRALLEKAGNETGRRIGVDGLTESAVRAAGWRAALRETPVTVAFPGSPVDG, encoded by the coding sequence ATGACCACACCGATGAGTACCCGTGCGCCCGCCGGCGGGGTGTCCGACGATCCGCTGGCGGTGGCGGCCGACGCCGAGAACGCGGCGATCTTCACCTACGGCGTGATCACCGCCTTCGTGGCGGCCGCCCGCAGACGCACCGTCGCCGAGAACGCCGCGGAGCACCGCGCACGACGCGACGAGATCGACCGCGCCATCGTCGCCGCAGGTGACACGCCGCCCTTACCCGCGGCGGGTTACACGCTGCCGGTCGAGGTCACCGGCCCCGAATCGGCGGCGCGCGCGGCACTCGCCGCCGAGGAGGACTGCGCGCGCGCCTACCGCGCGCTGCTGGAGAAGGCCGGGAACGAGACCGGCCGGCGTATCGGGGTCGACGGGCTCACCGAGTCGGCGGTCCGCGCCGCCGGCTGGCGTGCGGCCCTGCGGGAAACCCCGGTCACGGTCGCGTTCCCGGGGTCCCCCGTCGACGGTTGA
- the rimP gene encoding ribosome maturation factor RimP — protein MPISPTQVRDLVEKVVAGRGFDLEEVEVRNRDGQDEVSVVVDRDGGSDLDVLAGLSNEISDALDAAPELADLAYVLEVTSRGVDRPLTHPRHWRRNVGRRVAIDVAPDVTDDEPGADATGRTVTGRIGRLLDDPATRVEVVVNHRGRIAVETIDLDAVTKAVVQVDFSQPSTRELELCGLDADEIEQRRSVRQQDK, from the coding sequence ATGCCGATCAGCCCGACGCAAGTGCGCGATCTCGTCGAAAAGGTTGTCGCCGGAAGAGGATTCGATCTCGAAGAGGTCGAGGTGCGCAACCGGGACGGGCAGGATGAGGTGTCGGTCGTGGTCGACCGCGACGGCGGAAGCGACCTCGACGTCCTCGCCGGACTCAGCAACGAGATCTCCGACGCGCTCGACGCCGCACCGGAACTCGCCGACCTCGCATACGTGCTCGAGGTCACCTCGCGTGGCGTCGACCGCCCGCTGACCCACCCTCGGCACTGGCGCCGCAACGTCGGCCGTCGGGTCGCCATCGATGTCGCACCAGATGTCACCGACGACGAGCCGGGCGCGGACGCGACGGGCCGGACCGTGACCGGACGCATCGGCCGGTTGCTCGACGATCCCGCCACCCGGGTCGAGGTCGTCGTGAACCATCGCGGTCGGATCGCCGTGGAGACGATCGACCTCGATGCCGTCACCAAGGCTGTCGTGCAGGTCGATTTCTCTCAGCCGAGTACCCGGGAACTGGAATTGTGCGGCCTCGACGCCGACGAGATAGAACAGCGCCGCTCCGTGCGGCAGCAGGACAAGTGA
- the nusA gene encoding transcription termination factor NusA — MNIDIAALRMIEADKGISIETVITAIETALITAYRHTDGFAPHARVDVNRKTGAVRVMAQELDSNGDVVHEWDDTPEGFGRIAATTARQVILQRLRDAENEKNFGDLVAHEGEIVGGVVQQDSRANARGMVVVQIGSDANSTEGIIPSAEQVPGEVYTHGDRIKCYVVGVTRGQRGPQITLSRTHPNLVRKLFSLEVPEIEDGSVEIVAVAREAGHRSKIAVHTGVAGLNAKGACIGPMGQRVRNVMSELAGEKIDIIDYDTDPAVFVGNALSPAKVVSVTVVDAEAKAARVIVPDYQLSLAIGKEGQNARLAARLTGWRIDIRSDAAPAVDEADEDRG; from the coding sequence ATGAACATCGACATCGCCGCCCTGCGGATGATCGAGGCGGACAAGGGCATCTCGATCGAGACGGTCATCACCGCGATCGAGACGGCGCTGATCACCGCCTACCGTCACACCGACGGCTTCGCGCCACACGCCCGCGTCGACGTCAACCGCAAGACCGGTGCCGTCCGGGTGATGGCACAGGAACTCGACAGCAACGGTGACGTCGTCCACGAATGGGACGACACCCCCGAGGGATTCGGACGCATCGCCGCGACCACGGCGCGCCAGGTCATCCTGCAGCGCCTGCGCGATGCCGAGAACGAGAAGAACTTCGGCGACCTCGTGGCACACGAGGGCGAGATCGTCGGCGGCGTCGTGCAGCAGGACTCGCGCGCGAATGCCCGCGGCATGGTCGTGGTCCAGATCGGCAGCGACGCCAACAGCACCGAGGGAATCATCCCGTCCGCGGAACAGGTGCCCGGTGAGGTGTACACCCACGGTGACCGCATCAAGTGCTACGTGGTCGGTGTGACCCGGGGACAGCGCGGCCCGCAGATCACCCTGTCGCGGACGCACCCCAACCTGGTGCGCAAGCTGTTCTCCCTCGAGGTCCCCGAGATCGAGGACGGCTCGGTCGAGATCGTCGCCGTCGCCCGCGAGGCCGGCCACCGGTCGAAGATCGCCGTGCACACCGGTGTCGCCGGTCTCAACGCGAAGGGCGCCTGCATCGGGCCGATGGGGCAGCGCGTGCGCAACGTGATGAGCGAACTGGCCGGCGAGAAGATCGACATCATCGACTACGACACCGACCCCGCGGTGTTCGTCGGGAATGCATTGTCGCCGGCGAAGGTTGTGTCGGTGACCGTGGTCGACGCCGAGGCGAAGGCCGCACGGGTCATCGTTCCGGATTATCAGCTGTCGCTGGCTATCGGCAAAGAGGGTCAGAACGCGCGACTCGCCGCGCGTTTGACCGGCTGGCGGATCGACATCCGTTCCGACGCCGCGCCGGCGGTCGACGAGGCGGACGAGGACCGCGGGTGA
- a CDS encoding YlxR family protein produces the protein MVQQSAPSTSTSSTPTRMCIGCRQRAETSELVRVVAQQSEATPAVVVDTAKTMPGRGAWLHARTECISTATRRKAFASALRAPGLTVDPDDLTEQLGAITTIG, from the coding sequence ATGGTTCAGCAATCCGCCCCCAGCACGTCAACCAGCAGCACTCCGACACGGATGTGCATCGGTTGCCGGCAGCGGGCAGAGACCAGCGAGTTGGTACGTGTCGTCGCGCAGCAGAGCGAGGCCACCCCGGCTGTGGTGGTCGACACCGCGAAGACCATGCCGGGACGAGGCGCGTGGCTGCACGCGCGGACGGAGTGCATCTCCACCGCGACGCGACGCAAGGCCTTCGCCTCGGCACTCCGGGCCCCCGGTCTGACCGTGGACCCGGACGATCTCACCGAACAGCTCGGTGCGATCACCACCATTGGATGA